GCCACGCGGTGCCGACCTGACCGTGGAAGCGCAGGATCGCGCCCCAGACGAGCGGCACGCGGGCGAGCGAGGCGGCATCGTTGACGAGGTAGCGCGTCGGGAAGTTGTCACTGCCGTCGACGACGAGGTCGTAGCCGGCGAGCATCTCGCGCAGGTCGGCGGCGGAGAGGCGCGTGCGGTGGCGCACCACTCGGCAGTCGGGGTCGATCGCGGCGACCGTCTCCGCGAGCGAGTCGACCTTCGGCCGGCCGAGGTCGGCGACGCCGTGGCTCGTCTGCCGGTGCAGGTTCGAGAGTTCGACGACGTCGTCGTCGGCGATGCCGATGGTGCCGACACCGGCGCCCGCGAGCGAGGGCACCACGACGCTGCCGAGCCCGCCGGCCCCCACGACGAGCACTCGGGCCGCGGCGAGGCGGCGCTGGGCGATCTCACCGAAGCCCGGCAGCATGAGCTGCCGGCTGAATCGTGCGATGCGCTCGGCCGTCAGCGGCGGGCCGGGCTCGACGAGCGGATGCATGACCGCCATTGTACGCAGCGGAGCCCGCCGCGGCCGGGGCTCCGAGCCCTGACGCAGCCCGACGAGGCGGCCGACATCCCGACCCCGGCGGCATCGCTGCCGGTAGCATCGTGATCATGACGATCGTGACCGTGCGGTACTTCGCGGCCGCCGCCGAAGCGGCCGGTCTCGACGAGGAGCGGCTCGAGATCGGCGACCCGGCAACACTCGGCTCGCTCGGCGCGCTGCTCGTCGAACGCCACGGTTCGTCGATGGCCAAGGTGCTCGCCTCCGGCTCCTTCCTCGTCGACGGCACCGTGCGTCGTGACGCCGATCACCCGGTCGCCGCGCAGGTGGACATCCTGCCGCCGTTCGCCGGCGGTTGACTCCGAGGCACATGATGCGGACCTTCGCCGAACACCAGCACGCGGTGCGTGAACTCCTCGCCCCGATCCGGGGCGCGCTCGACGAGCCCGCCGGGTTCGAGCACGTGGCGGTGCTCGACGGCCGCACCGATCCCGGCACCTCGGCACTCGGGCGAGTGCTCGGGCTCCCCGTCGACTCCCCCATGGACCTGCCGTCCTTCGCGAACTCGCAGATGGACGGGTACGCAGTGCGCTCGGCCGACCTCGCGGGCGCGCACCCCGGGGCGCCGGTCTCACTGCCTGTGGGCCCCACGAGCGCCGCGGGAGACCCGCTGGGGCGGCACGCTCCCGGCACGGCCTCACCCGTCATGACCGGGGCGCCCATCCCCCTCGGTGCGGATTCCGTCGTGCCGATCGAGGCCGCCGACCCACCCCGCTTCCCCGACCTCGGCGCCGATCGTCGAGACGCAGCGGCCGGCACCTCCGTCGCCTTCGATCGACCGCCCCGGCCCGGCGCGTTCGTCCGCGGCATCGGCACCGACGTGGCCCGCGGCGAGCGGCTCCTGCCCGCCGGCATCCGCCTCGGTCCGGCCCAGCTCGGCGCGCTGGCCGCGGCCGGGGTGACGACCGTCGCCGTCC
The sequence above is a segment of the Agromyces hippuratus genome. Coding sequences within it:
- a CDS encoding MoaD/ThiS family protein, coding for MTIVTVRYFAAAAEAAGLDEERLEIGDPATLGSLGALLVERHGSSMAKVLASGSFLVDGTVRRDADHPVAAQVDILPPFAGG